DNA from Tripterygium wilfordii isolate XIE 37 chromosome 15, ASM1340144v1, whole genome shotgun sequence:
AGTCTTTGATGCTGAGTAATTTATTCGGAGTTTTAGtctgttgtgtatatatatatatatatatatatatatgcgtttGAAGTTTCACAAATGTGTAATATTGTGCCTTGAATGACTTGGTGAAGACATCTTTGAATGCTTATGAGTATGTGCCCTTGAAGTTGAGAAACCCTGCAAGAGAAGTTTCGAAGTGTGAAATGTGATGCTGAAGGAGGATGATATTGGAAACCAACAATTGGTATTCAATCTTTTGCTTTAAAATTGTGCCCAAAAGCAGATAGTCCCAAGTATCAAACCTGTTTAATGTATTAGGCCATGACCAGTCTCTCTCAGCTTGCTTTTTCTTAAACAAACTAaaccttcttttttcttatatACAAGTCAAGTAGGTTTAAAGAGAATTTGAATGGAGATTGGAGAGATTGCATAGGTAGAAGAGAAGGGTTTGGAGTTGGGGCTATATCCCAAAGAGACCaaagaaggggggaaaaaagaatAAAGGGAAACCCATTAAGCACAAGAAACCAagactggattttttttttttgtattgagaGAAGAGCTTGGAATTTTAAAGTGAGGGTCTAGCTAAGTATAAAGCAAGtgcttgttttttatttatttattttgggtgGGGAGGGAGGAGTGGTTTCTATTCCTCATATCCTTCTCCCAACATCTATAATTTTAATGGCAATCTTTCCATTTTGGATGGCTCATGCCCTTTTTCTTTAACAGCCAATATCATTACAGTCACTAGAGCATAACATAAttacatgttaaaaaaaaaaaaccactagaGAATACAGTGAGACTATGTTGTGCAAGTGTCTCTCAGCATGGTCGGATGAGGTGGCAAGTAGGCTAGCTAAAAAGAGAGTTCAAAAATACCCTAATTGGTCCATGTTGGGTAAAaaagagcaattccaaatgattgGGAGATGTGGGGGTAAAAAGATGCTAATCTTCCCAAGGATATTGTTCCAACTATCAACTTTTATTCAAACCTAGCAGAGTCTTCTAAAACAGCAATCATTGGCAATAAACTAATCGGTTATCTCTATGAATTTCGGACGTAAAGAATTGCACATGAGGTCGGAAGTTTTATTTTGAGCTATTTCCAAATGATTCGTGCTAGTTAATGGACACGCCTATTGATTTGTTCTCGGTTACCCAAAAGAAAACTTATTAATCTATGTTGCTTCTCATGACAGGCTTATGATTGAGGTGAATCTATGAGGTTTCCCTACATGTTCTTGGTCCCTCTCTTCTCGCTTTTATGCTTTTAGTCTTTCAAATCccaaaaaagataaaaacagTCTTATTTCCTCCATATATAAGGCATGTGAAACTcaaggaaatgctcaattattcCCTCACTATTTCTTCAAGCAAGAGATACATACACCCCCCCCCTATCTATCTATCCCTCTTTGAATGCAAAACATGGGTTTTCTGTTTCAGAGTGGGCTCATTCTCTTAGTTTGCATTGGAGTTTTAGCTATTCAACCAGACAGAGTGTATGGCCTGAGAAGTACGGATCTTGCTTTAAGATGGGATAAAGGGTCACTGCCATTTTTTCAACATATGCGTATTCTGACGGCTGTTCCTGTGGATGATTTGGAAACAGAGAGAAGTTTGGCTCCTGCGCCGTCAGCAATGTTTGATAAAAATCAGTCGGAGAAAAGAAGGGTTCGTGGAGGATCCGATCCCATCCACAACAGATGCTGAAGCACAGAGGCAAAGGAGAGTGCAGCAGGAAGTTTTGTAGCTAAGGAACTTGATCATGGCCTGATACATACAAAGAGGAAGATGAGGACGGAGGGTGctccaggtgtccggacagttcCTCAAACGGTTGGTTGGGGTTCCTTCCAGTCTTAAGCTTTTGTTAACCTGCAGCATTTGCGGCTAAACTTGCATCAGTGAGCCAGCATCCTCCCTATATTTTGTATAAATTTAGGTCCTAACCAACACCTAGATAATTCAAGATGATGAGTGTGGTTGTCCTATAAGAAATATAGCTAATTAAattcctttttttctctttaagattttttgggttgttttgtatttgtgttttattgCTTCTTGTAATTATCTTCATATTGTAGTATATAAATatccacaaaattttttttagctCTAGTGGAGCTGCTCCCGAATCCCCGCTGCTTATTTGTGCCCATAGTTAGTTCACCCTGGACGTGCCACTGTATCTAGCTATTCTGTATCTTGTTCTCTTCTAAGTTCTAATAACTTTGGGATAGGAAACTCACTTTGTGGGGGCCCATTCGTGTATCTTTCttgagtttaggctcaaagcCAGGGTCCGTTTATAGGCCCAATTTAAAGACAAcaagtttttattttatgatatgAGATTATGAGAGAATTATCCATTATGGGTTTTGGTCCACGTAAATTCTAGATAGTTTTGACTTTCAGTTTGATAAATATTAAGTAATTTGAGTAATATTGGACCGGACCGGGAACTTGGGCCTAAATCATCTTAAGCCCGATTTACATTCAAACATTAGAGAGTCCCATGCCTCAAGCCCAAACACGGCCCATGGGCAAAACAGAATTCTTAAGCCCATGAAAAATAAGGCTGGACGGACCTTCCTGCTCATGAATCATGATGAGGTCCAAAACGCAAAATCTTTTCATAAGACCAAAAATAGtagaaacaaaaccaaagtaatataccaacgagaggtgattcGGTTGATAATCGACTgagttatatatgtatatgtgtgtcaaatgttcgattctaatgagaaacatatttctcatcGGCATTTTTTTCGCATGATAGGGGTGTAACTTGGGGTTTGGATCTGGTCCAACAAGGATCACAAAGTGACTGTGGGCAAGAGATTTCttagattataaaaaaaaaaaaatggtgcaacGTATCTATATATAATTGCATACTAATGAGATTATTCAATATCTATTTGTTTGTATGTCTAAATATTTGATGGTCCTCAAAACATAGTAGATAAGGTCGTCAAATTAAACATATTGAAACGTACCCTACAATCTAATCGGAACTCTTTGGGGGTAATCAATGAATCCATATATGCATGGTTGGCAATCTTGGCCTATACATATATGTCGCTTACCAAGTACACAATCAACTCAATCATAAATCATGACTTTTCCACTAATTTCCCTTCTCTTCACACACGTCTCTAAGtagttgtgtgtatatatatcataacaTAACATTCACAGTGATGAAGTAAGTTCAAGAGATAAGATATATATAACTAGTTAATTATAGAGAAATTCATTACAATTTGTACTCCCTCTATGAGGGTCTGAGAGgattttatatattatgtattgGAATCCTCCTAAACCCTCCTCTCCGCTCCCCAACCTCACCAACCGtctttccaaacataacttcagTCCATACAACAAAGCTTACATCTACATAACCATGcttctatttatttataattcatGACATTTGCTTTGGTAATAAAGAAGAAATATACATGTGTTTTTGGATGTGTATGCTTGTGCGTGTCCTTTTCTTTTGACAATTGTTGATGGAGCTACCATTTCAAGGGAAAAGACATAAAGTTTTGCTCCCACTTGAACTTGTTTTAggttttgtctttcttttatttttctaagaagttcCAATCAAACACTCAAAAGAAAAAGTACCATATCTCTAGCTAACTTGATCATACAATATATTGTCAAGCTTTAGTGGGTATATTTCaacaactaattaaaattttttcttaGTTATGGTGATTCATGATTGATTGACTATACGTGGGCCTTTGTAAACATATAACATTATTTGAGAGTGTATTGTACTTTGACCTACTGTGCTGCGTGAGGTGAGGTGAGTTTTATGGTAACAAAACTGCATTGGGTTGGAAAGATTTGGGGCATTCCTATAGAATTAAGGTGCCAATCCTTCCCCTCTCCAACACCCGTCAACACTCCTCCTAAGCATAGCCTACGTTTAGTTTCCTCCTCAATATTCATAATTCGATTCTTCTGAACACTAATATGtgaatatgatatatatatatatataagatttaaaattttcaatcataTTCAGAGAAACACTACAAAGAAAACCCTTCAACAATCTATATCAATCTAAGTTTGATTTCTTTGTAATTAATCGATCTATTGACCgcgatgagaagaagaagaattaggagGAGAGTAGTCACAAACAACTTCAGTTTCCACTTCCCTTCTATGGAAGTTCCTGTGGCAGCCACAAGCAGCACAAATCAGTTCACCATTTGTGTCTTCTTCTCCACTTGCCATGAATTCCCTGCATCCATCTACAGCGTATCCGCCGATGTTCGCCGCGTGATTCTTCTGACACTCACCATACCTAACTCTTGTCAACACTGAAGATGATGTAGTAGAAGCATCTGCTCTTCCATTAGCCCCATCTCTACTCTTCATTACCACTTGACGTTTCTTCATGATCATTGAAAACCTTAATTCCttttgggggtttttttttttgatggagaTGGGATGCTCGAGTTTTGTTAATAGTCTCCACTCTTTCAGAgtcaagagaagagagaggTAGAAGCCAGAAGGGTGAAGCCAATTTTAtgtgcaaaataaaaaataacaaaaggacATCCTTGTGTAGTTGTGTAGAGTGGGATCACgactaaccctaaccctagctAGCATGTGTATTATAAATGTCAACAGATAGAAACAGGTCATCAGCAGCCttactttatctatttttttcatgtattttttgttcACTATGTGGCAAAGACTGAACTCAcaaatattattgttgttgttttttatgATCATGTAATCTCGAATATTTGGATCGtcccactctctccaaatactTATAAATCACAATATTCACCCCACTAATACTTTGTCTATTAATGACCAATCTCCCAGGCCCAACAAAGCGTCTAACTTGCAATCAAGTGATTATTTATTAGTTACTTGCATAATAAAGCAATAAACCTCATGAAAATGATGTTTGGAAATGAAATTTCAACTGCcaaatatagataaatattagaacaaaaatgtttcaaaatttGAGAGAAATGAGTGAACAGCTGTGTTTATGATCAAGATAGGCTGCATTGTTAGTCAAATGTAGATGATTAATCAAAACAGGTGCCTTAATATTAAAATCATGTGGGTCCAATTAAGGTGATGATAGAAAGGTAGGTGGTTTGTGGCAACTGTGACAACAACTCATGTATACATTATTACCTAAagaatattttaataattacttatatatatgcatatatgtaaataatgtTAGTGGGGGGGTCCATTAATGGCCTTCAAATCAAATCCAATCCAATACAGTCATAAAATTATAACAAGTTTAGGCATCTTTTTTGTGGGCTGAAGTTTTGGGCCTATAAATTGGCCCAGTTTTAGATTCTGCCCTTAAAATTATAAGAGGACCACATCATTCACATTCAGCTTTTTTGTACGGCCCATTCAGGGGCTGTGGTCCTATCCAATGCCAGAAATAGAATCTTTATGATGAGCTGAAGGTAGGGGGTCGCTATAgctttatatttttgaaaaagatGGTTTCCATTTGGCCATGTGAGTTCATCATTTTGAGTCCCAAACCTAACTTGTTCCACCTCCAAGCATGGTAGGGTTTCCTTTTGGTACTTGTACATGTGCTGTCTCTTGCCcttaattcttttttcttttcttttttatttctttctcctTGTCATCAAAGTTGTCCTAGCTAGCTTGGTTCATGTGTGGTGGCACCATACAATTATATATGCTCATATATAgtaatatatactatatagaaaTGGCTATAATACACAAcacatttatttaatttaaataatCTCAATGTATAACTAATTAATAATATAGTTGGGTTGGATGATATTCAATCAATAACCATAATACTATTAAAGCTTATTAATTCATTCCCTACGGATTAAGACCAATATTGGTCCATGAAGGGGCCGGGCCATGCATgctaagtatatatatattatttgtgaAGCTTTATTGTGTCACATGATTCACCAAATTCCAATTTTATAGGTAGGAAAAGCAAGATATACCTCATGCTTTTGTCTAATAGCTAGGTTTTAGTTAGTGTATTcaatccacacacacacatatattatacataacaagaatataaatatttatagcaAACATTGGCTCTCATTTACCTTTCTGTCCCAAAGTCCACCACCTTACCATATGCAGATGTACCtattaaatatgatgatgtcaAATCATAAGGCAGAGGCAGAGAAGAAAAGGGCAGGGCTGTTGTTAGCTAGGCTGCCATTTTTTTAGTGTGAGTTGTGGGTACATAAAAAGTCTTTAACATTTGCGAAGAACACACAAAAGTCAAACCATTCACATATTTTTAACATCATATAATTTGTTCATACCCTGCAGGGGCATCTTGTGATGATTTTAGAGCAACTGCAGTAGTGACAATTCGCTGGGGAATggacggagaaaaaggagaatTTGCTTGGGCATGGGTGAACAAATGGGTACAACAGTGATATTTTATTGGCTTATTTTTACTGGGTCAAGTGGGGTGGCATGGAACTTGCTTTGCCCATATGTTGGCTTCTTTTTATCATATTTGGGACACACCTCAACTATCACACTCACGACTACACAAAAATCTATGctgggtcccacctctattacactaAAAAACaagccaacaaatttacactattgtatcaatacattttgttgcctTAACCACATCATCAAAATACCCAAACACATCAGCAAACACATACTTCAATGCATTTTGTTGACCCCAATAAAACCACACCATTGTGGTTGTTCTTAAAGCTAATTAAATTCAGAACAAGCCATGCACCCAATATTACTTTGATTtgggtttattattttttgaaaaaaaaattattttgaagaataataaattttttgacCCATATAAATTTGGAGTACTTGAATTATTTCTCACATTATAAAAACCTTGAAATGttgtaaaatattt
Protein-coding regions in this window:
- the LOC120017266 gene encoding mini zinc finger protein 3-like yields the protein MIMKKRQVVMKSRDGANGRADASTTSSSVLTRVRYGECQKNHAANIGGYAVDGCREFMASGEEDTNGELICAACGCHRNFHRREVETEVVCDYSPPNSSSSHRGQ